A genome region from Camelina sativa cultivar DH55 chromosome 10, Cs, whole genome shotgun sequence includes the following:
- the LOC104720246 gene encoding disease resistance RPP13-like protein 4, whose protein sequence is MEFEIEKKLCLLSFAVFPENREVHRTMLMYWWIGEGFIPVEGAGESVREALQVFTDKKLVEPVQERRKVAPSSYKMNPFVHSSVIHLSQKIGLFDIYHEQKRPSMRQSGLGKVCLVEGSSAQLEAKAKKMQSPDQIETVLNVSERYPGFAFKWFSEFITKPLQKSVFKSLRVFYLGRWERTQKRIIEVPNPEIMKYLTFMTNLRLVSFQGISTIRKLNRSICKLHKLIVLDLRECSDLTQLPEKIESLHSLVYLDMTGCYMLEYIPMRLASLNNLEVLKGFVVSDTAYEGVACTMRLLKRLKKLRKLSIEIHRDDLGVHQLMEDLVMLKALTSLKVTWRKNLNTVRAGKPDDFKKIESLPDQLKKLSLQRFPHEQLPTWIHPHKLLHLKKLHIGGGRLLKGFGALPEKATECSVEALRLTSLPRLRIGWIEVKKLYFPNLTFLEKYDCPKISLTPCDGNGIWRSDQDDQ, encoded by the coding sequence ATGGAGTTTGAGATTGAGAAAAAATTGTGCCTTTTGAGTTTCGCTGTCTTCCCGGAGAACAGAGAAGTTCATAGGACGATGCTGATGTATTGGTGGATAGGAGAGGGGTTTATTCCTGTTGAAGGAGCTGGAGAATCTGTGAGAGAAGCTCTTCAAGTATTCACTGACAAAAAGTTGGTTGAACCAGTCCAAGAGAGGCGCAAAGTGGCTCCAAGCAGCTATAAGATGAACCCTTTCGTGCATTCTTCAGTTATTCATCTCTCACAGAAGATTGGACTTTTTGATATCTATCATGAACAGAAGAGGCCAAGCATGAGACAATCAGGTTTGGGAAAGGTCTGCCTTGTGGAGGGGTCATCAGCGCAGCTAGAGGCAAAAGCTAAGAAAATGCAATCACCAGATCAAATCGAAACTGTATTAAACGTTTCCGAGAGATACCCGGGATTCGCATTCAAATGGTTCTCGGAGTTTATAACCAAACCGCTACAAAAGTCTGTGTTCAAGTCACTCCGTGTCTTCTATTTGGGGAGATGGGAAAGAACTCAGAAGCGAATCATCGAGGTACCGAATCCTGAGATTATGAAATATTTGACTTTTATGACGAACCTGAGACTCGTAAGTTTTCAAGGGATCTCAACCATTAGAAAGCTCAACCGTTCAATTTGTAAGCTACACAAGCTGATCGTCTTGGACCTCAGGGAGTGCTCTGACCTAACGCAACTTCCAGAAAAGATAGAGTCACTCCACAGTCTGGTCTACTTGGATATGACTGGATGCTATATGTTGGAATATATTCCCATGAGGTTGGCTTCACTGAACAATTTAGAGGTTCTCAAGGGGTTTGTGGTTAGTGACACCGCCTATGAGGGTGTTGCGTGCACAATGAGGTTGctgaagaggttgaagaagctAAGAAAGCTCAGCATTGAAATACACAGGGATGATCTCGGTGTGCACCAATTGATGGAGGATCTTGTAATGCTCAAAGCGTTGACAAGTTTGAAGGTGACATGGAGGAAGAATTTAAACACAGTCCGTGCTGGCAAGCCTGATGATTTCAAAAAGATTGAGAGTCTTCCTGATCAGTTAAAGAAGCTGAGTCTGCAGCGGTTTCCGCACGAACAACTTCCCACTTGGATTCATCCCCACAAACTGCTTCACCTGAAAAAGCTTCATATTGGAGGAGGAAGATTGCTCAAGGGTTTTGGTGCCTTGCCGGAGAAGGCAACAGAATGTTCTGTTGAAGCATTACGTCTCACGTCACTCCCCAGGCTAAGGATCGGGTGGATTGAGGTGAAAAAACTCTACTTCCCAAATCTGACATTTCTTGAGAAGTATGACTGTCCAAAAATTAGTCTCACTCCCTGCGATGGAAATGGAATCTGGAGATCCGACCAAGACGACCAATGA